The Halanaerobium praevalens DSM 2228 genome contains a region encoding:
- a CDS encoding prepilin-type N-terminal cleavage/methylation domain-containing protein translates to MKKIRKIFSGNEGFTLIELLIVIVIIGVLAAIAVPNIAGLGEGADKEAVRANMRTLMVEMEAFRAGHPNATFSITAESDSDLSVTSTADNGDEFSSGAVASLNDQDITFDDSTPGNAETGDNYTITASSDAGWTVTISDGSITTTTDGSAG, encoded by the coding sequence ATGAAAAAAATAAGAAAAATTTTTAGTGGAAATGAAGGTTTTACTTTAATTGAATTGTTAATTGTTATTGTTATTATTGGTGTGCTGGCAGCGATAGCAGTTCCGAATATTGCAGGATTGGGAGAAGGAGCAGATAAAGAAGCAGTGAGAGCAAATATGAGAACACTTATGGTAGAAATGGAAGCATTTAGGGCCGGACACCCTAACGCTACATTTAGCATTACCGCTGAAAGTGATAGTGATTTATCAGTTACTAGTACTGCAGATAATGGAGATGAATTTTCTAGTGGAGCGGTAGCTTCTTTAAATGATCAGGATATAACATTTGATGATTCAACTCCAGGTAACGCTGAAACTGGTGATAATTATACCATTACGGCATCGTCAGATGCTGGCTGGACTGTTACTATTAGTGATGGTTCAATAACTACTACAACAGATGGTTCCGCTGGTTAA
- a CDS encoding O-antigen ligase family protein — translation MKIDIKTAKKINLLLILFIVNLIPMIIRFSFPMHKDATKIWGSFINIDFYSYYKMIFFLTTSFFLLITFLKYVDQNGIKNTNYYYPIAIYSILVVLSSFMSEYKEIVIKGFPDRYENIFVLLGYLLLVVVAINVIDDQKSFKLILKALFISAFILAIHGILQFYNYDLFATEFGRDLITPDGLEFFVDRLSFIDRRVIYSTMYNPNYVGSYASMVGILVLGLYFSSQKRKRLLLLGIFSILLFAFLIGSRSRAGYMGFIVGIFILLFMQRKFLKNHWQRIIVIFTAFSLVFITMNARSLDSIFSDVLFPKTETEKYLEEEILPPITDVSSENDRLNLATAEAEFDIIMDSDQIEVLAKKPIKVYNSAKEVAEIIFKGYANHSFQVNDQENYIVWNYGGKSAQFHNRDDQIFMAGMHNNLYPLVEAESWGFEGYERLGSSRGYIWSRTIPLLKDTILVGHGPDTYAMYFPQDDVIGKLKFFSTPKMIVDKPHNLYLQIAINTGIISLIALLWLWGKYLLSSFFLFYQSKLNSWQDRLGSSLMGAVSAYLVAGFFNDSVISVAPVFWTLLGLGISLNSIVEK, via the coding sequence TTGAAAATAGATATAAAAACAGCTAAAAAAATTAACCTTCTCTTGATATTATTCATAGTAAATTTAATTCCTATGATTATTCGTTTCTCCTTTCCTATGCATAAAGATGCAACAAAAATCTGGGGCAGTTTTATCAATATCGATTTCTATTCATATTACAAAATGATATTTTTCTTAACTACCTCATTTTTTCTTTTAATTACTTTTCTAAAATATGTCGATCAAAATGGAATTAAAAATACTAATTATTATTATCCAATAGCTATTTATAGTATTTTAGTAGTTTTATCATCTTTTATGTCAGAATATAAAGAAATAGTGATTAAGGGTTTTCCAGATCGTTATGAAAACATATTTGTCTTATTAGGATATTTACTGCTGGTGGTAGTAGCAATTAATGTAATTGATGATCAGAAGTCATTCAAATTAATTTTAAAAGCTTTATTTATTTCAGCTTTTATTTTAGCTATTCATGGTATTTTACAGTTTTATAACTATGATTTATTTGCCACTGAATTTGGTAGAGACTTAATTACACCTGATGGTTTAGAATTTTTTGTTGATCGTTTGAGTTTTATTGATAGAAGAGTTATTTATTCAACCATGTATAATCCCAATTATGTTGGCAGCTATGCTTCAATGGTCGGTATTTTAGTTTTAGGATTATATTTTAGTTCTCAAAAGAGAAAAAGATTACTTTTATTAGGTATTTTTAGTATTTTATTATTTGCTTTTTTAATTGGTTCGCGATCCAGAGCTGGTTATATGGGATTTATTGTAGGAATATTTATTTTGTTATTTATGCAGAGGAAATTTCTAAAAAATCACTGGCAAAGAATAATTGTTATTTTTACAGCTTTTAGCTTAGTTTTTATAACAATGAATGCCAGGAGTTTGGATAGTATTTTTAGTGATGTTTTATTTCCTAAAACAGAAACAGAAAAATATTTAGAGGAAGAAATCTTACCCCCAATAACAGATGTGAGTTCTGAGAATGATAGATTAAATCTGGCAACAGCTGAAGCAGAATTTGACATAATTATGGATTCAGATCAGATTGAAGTTTTAGCTAAAAAGCCAATTAAAGTTTATAACTCAGCCAAAGAAGTTGCAGAAATTATTTTTAAGGGTTATGCAAATCACAGTTTTCAAGTTAATGATCAGGAAAATTATATAGTCTGGAATTATGGAGGCAAAAGTGCTCAATTTCATAATCGGGATGATCAAATATTTATGGCAGGGATGCATAATAACTTATATCCCTTAGTGGAAGCAGAAAGTTGGGGTTTTGAAGGCTATGAGAGACTAGGCTCATCCAGAGGCTATATCTGGTCTCGTACAATACCACTGCTAAAAGACACAATTTTAGTTGGTCATGGTCCTGATACTTATGCTATGTATTTTCCACAGGATGATGTGATAGGGAAATTGAAATTTTTTAGCACCCCGAAGATGATTGTTGATAAACCGCACAATTTATATTTGCAGATAGCAATAAATACAGGGATAATTTCACTTATTGCTTTATTGTGGCTCTGGGGTAAATATCTTTTAAGTTCATTTTTCTTATTTTATCAGAGCAAATTAAATAGCTGGCAAGATAGACTGGGAAGTTCATTAATGGGAGCAGTTAGTGCCTATCTAGTTGCAGGTTTTTTTAATGACAGCGTTATTTCTGTGGCACCGGTTTTTTGGACTTTATTAGGCTTAGGAATATCTTTAAATTCTATTGTAGAAAAATAA
- a CDS encoding type II secretion system protein, with amino-acid sequence MNKKNNLNQKGFTLIELLIVIVILGTLASIALPNLMGLTEEARKEAITFNTRTLLTEIEVYKFQEGNYPVAENAENFISNFRNDFNALESIIQELGISDDSQYKYESDGNDYVFSVKLPNDKYVGISSEGNLEQDLNQHLKLEE; translated from the coding sequence ATGAACAAAAAAAATAATTTAAATCAAAAAGGTTTTACATTAATAGAATTATTAATAGTAATTGTAATACTTGGAACTTTAGCTTCAATAGCTTTACCCAACTTAATGGGGTTAACAGAAGAAGCTCGTAAAGAAGCAATAACTTTTAATACTAGAACTTTATTAACAGAGATTGAAGTATATAAATTTCAAGAAGGTAACTATCCTGTAGCAGAAAATGCTGAAAACTTTATTTCAAATTTTAGAAATGATTTTAATGCTTTAGAAAGTATTATTCAAGAGCTAGGGATTAGTGATGATAGTCAATACAAGTATGAAAGTGATGGAAATGATTATGTTTTTTCTGTTAAATTACCAAATGATAAATATGTAGGAATTAGTTCAGAAGGTAATTTAGAACAAGATTTAAATCAGCATTTAAAGTTAGAAGAATAA
- a CDS encoding prepilin peptidase: MIFLIFVLGLIIGSFLNVVIYRLPKKESIVYPASHCPNCGHELTPLELIPVFSYIFLRGKCKDCGEKISIRYPIIELFTGIIFIINYIYLSDLIILSAGLIFSSLLIVLTMIDFDHQILPDKLTLGGLGVGLIFSFFRSDISFLFSLSGVIAAGGLLFSIAYLSKGGMGGGDIKMMAMVGSFAGPIIAVSSIFLGAVIALIAHLPGIVSGKTGMKTKLPFGPFLALASFLFWIWSENLFNLYINLFL, from the coding sequence ATGATATTTTTAATTTTTGTTTTAGGTTTAATAATTGGTAGTTTCTTAAATGTAGTTATTTATAGGCTTCCTAAAAAAGAATCAATAGTTTATCCAGCTTCTCATTGTCCAAACTGTGGACATGAATTAACACCGCTGGAATTAATACCTGTTTTTAGTTATATTTTTTTAAGAGGAAAGTGTAAAGACTGTGGAGAAAAAATTTCAATCAGATACCCTATTATCGAATTGTTTACTGGCATTATATTTATTATTAATTATATATATTTATCTGATTTAATCATTTTAAGTGCAGGTCTAATTTTTTCTTCTTTATTAATTGTTTTAACGATGATTGATTTTGATCATCAAATATTACCTGATAAATTAACTTTAGGTGGACTTGGAGTTGGCTTAATATTTAGTTTTTTTAGAAGTGATATTAGTTTTCTATTTTCTTTGAGTGGGGTAATAGCAGCTGGCGGTTTATTATTTTCAATTGCCTATTTAAGTAAAGGTGGTATGGGTGGAGGAGATATTAAGATGATGGCTATGGTGGGAAGTTTTGCTGGCCCAATAATTGCTGTTAGTTCTATTTTTTTAGGAGCAGTGATTGCTTTAATAGCTCATTTGCCTGGCATTGTTTCTGGGAAAACTGGCATGAAGACTAAATTACCTTTTGGTCCTTTTTTAGCACTTGCTTCATTTTTATTCTGGATATGGTCAGAAAATTTATTTAATTTGTATATAAACTTATTTCTGTAA
- a CDS encoding PulJ/GspJ family protein: MIKNDNSGLTLIETMIALSLIIILAAAFAGAMVTGLKSEKTTNSLDQTVNFSASIFDLFNQDFEIILSKIVLNSNKYTNTLEDFKNEINNSAFNKIYDFHTKKLNYNSDKSKITIEKINENLKLYKVQLIISWKNGNENGSYELKSIFGGSYE, translated from the coding sequence ATGATAAAAAATGATAATTCAGGTTTAACTTTAATTGAAACTATGATTGCTTTGTCCCTTATTATAATTTTAGCAGCAGCTTTTGCTGGTGCTATGGTTACTGGTTTAAAAAGTGAAAAGACAACAAATAGTTTAGATCAAACTGTTAATTTTTCAGCCTCAATTTTTGACCTTTTTAACCAAGATTTTGAAATTATTTTATCAAAGATTGTATTAAATTCAAATAAATATACTAATACTTTAGAAGATTTTAAAAATGAAATTAATAATAGTGCTTTTAATAAAATTTATGATTTTCATACCAAAAAGTTAAATTATAATTCTGATAAATCAAAAATAACAATAGAAAAAATTAATGAAAATTTAAAACTATATAAAGTTCAGTTGATTATTAGTTGGAAAAATGGTAATGAGAATGGTTCATATGAATTAAAAAGTATTTTTGGTGGTTCATATGAATAA
- a CDS encoding pilus assembly FimT family protein: MNKNNCFFYNKGITIIEILITVMILGVVFSVASPMIIQTFNIFDKSSIRITQNRLADLMLEDISTHFKSAMSYNEKKINGLNIYEFEAYSPQSGNQKTYKIIETANSELEFRENGNLIRRIENVEKFKINNDNPPIYFLELKINKENGEKLEKQISLYARNITSED; the protein is encoded by the coding sequence ATGAATAAAAATAATTGTTTCTTTTATAATAAAGGGATAACTATAATTGAAATTTTAATTACAGTTATGATTCTGGGAGTAGTATTTTCCGTTGCATCCCCAATGATTATTCAAACTTTTAATATTTTTGATAAAAGTTCAATTAGGATAACTCAAAATAGATTAGCTGATCTTATGCTTGAAGATATTAGTACCCATTTTAAATCTGCAATGAGCTATAATGAAAAGAAAATAAATGGATTAAATATTTATGAATTTGAAGCTTATTCACCTCAAAGCGGGAACCAAAAAACTTATAAAATTATTGAAACAGCTAATTCTGAATTAGAATTTAGAGAAAATGGTAATCTAATAAGAAGAATTGAAAATGTTGAAAAATTTAAAATTAATAATGATAATCCTCCTATATATTTTTTAGAATTGAAGATTAATAAAGAAAATGGCGAAAAATTAGAAAAACAGATTAGTTTATATGCACGAAATATTACTAGTGAAGATTAG
- a CDS encoding pilus assembly PilX N-terminal domain-containing protein has protein sequence MTNLDNKGMALIMVLLMIIVVGGLSGALLIAYNSNINQSSNQATQTKAFYAAEGGINYLDARIYELNTEENDLPSFYLGKGPFQKRYETVVEEIEKLNNSLVISDFNISYKVPENHKKENSFVVEVIADNSNFSEKIEVTYKLASKGLAFFAHTLAARTIEMNGNLVLRGNYPEEGSYPLIATSENSQNADINKSNVDLQELRGWWIFKNWESLTGYQYDQAYNNTFQFYGDGDDELYLPEDNDANDFKEYVRSINFREVLKQNGITDYIIGEDEEGNPITVSLDQFEIPTENEEILYNITDINPEMDSNKLDSSSFQGIFPDSLNGFYEDFDDLQRFSNSNTGPYIYIENFDFSPKRNRDYKIDFTNIKSVENNENESGVVQLYIDDNIDFSETTKNIYFASRDEKSVLVQSGGSEINLDNNRILYYSSGAEGRIKSIAYYAPNAEMKISGNMPGTGWGQSYNVKKIIVEDDVTFPPMVYDPEKSGLYGNIHPDIGGYFEEDQEELYSNKAPGEVFKVNWKTIK, from the coding sequence ATGACTAACTTAGATAATAAAGGAATGGCTTTAATAATGGTTTTATTAATGATTATTGTAGTAGGAGGCTTAAGTGGAGCTCTATTAATTGCTTATAATAGTAATATTAATCAGAGCAGTAATCAGGCGACCCAAACAAAAGCTTTTTATGCTGCAGAAGGAGGGATAAATTATTTAGATGCTAGAATTTATGAATTAAATACTGAAGAAAATGATTTACCTTCTTTTTATTTGGGAAAAGGACCATTTCAAAAAAGATATGAAACTGTTGTTGAAGAAATTGAAAAATTAAATAATAGTTTAGTTATTTCAGACTTTAATATTAGCTATAAAGTTCCAGAAAATCACAAAAAAGAGAATAGTTTTGTAGTTGAAGTAATTGCTGATAATAGTAATTTTTCTGAAAAAATTGAAGTAACTTATAAATTGGCATCTAAAGGACTTGCGTTTTTTGCTCATACTTTAGCAGCAAGAACAATTGAAATGAATGGAAATTTAGTTTTAAGGGGTAATTATCCTGAAGAAGGATCATATCCACTAATTGCTACATCAGAAAATAGTCAAAATGCGGATATAAATAAATCTAATGTTGATTTACAAGAATTAAGAGGTTGGTGGATTTTTAAAAATTGGGAATCATTAACAGGATATCAATATGATCAAGCATATAATAATACTTTTCAATTTTATGGAGATGGAGATGATGAATTATATTTACCTGAAGATAATGATGCAAATGATTTTAAAGAATATGTAAGAAGTATTAATTTCCGAGAGGTATTAAAACAAAATGGAATTACTGATTATATTATTGGAGAAGATGAGGAAGGAAATCCGATAACTGTTTCTTTAGATCAATTTGAAATTCCAACTGAAAATGAAGAAATTTTATATAATATTACAGATATTAATCCAGAAATGGACTCAAACAAGTTAGATTCAAGTTCTTTTCAGGGCATATTTCCTGATAGTTTGAACGGTTTTTATGAAGATTTTGATGATTTACAAAGATTTTCGAATTCTAATACAGGCCCTTATATTTATATAGAAAATTTTGATTTTAGTCCTAAGAGGAATAGAGATTATAAAATTGATTTTACAAATATTAAGTCTGTAGAAAATAATGAGAATGAATCTGGAGTTGTTCAATTATATATTGATGATAATATTGATTTTTCAGAAACCACTAAAAATATTTATTTTGCGTCTCGAGATGAAAAAAGTGTTTTAGTTCAATCAGGAGGCTCAGAAATAAATCTTGATAATAACCGTATTTTATATTATTCATCAGGTGCTGAAGGTAGGATTAAGAGTATTGCATATTATGCACCTAATGCTGAAATGAAAATTTCTGGTAATATGCCTGGTACAGGTTGGGGACAATCATATAATGTTAAAAAAATAATTGTAGAAGATGATGTTACATTTCCCCCAATGGTTTATGATCCTGAAAAATCTGGCTTATATGGTAATATTCATCCAGATATTGGAGGCTATTTTGAAGAAGATCAAGAAGAATTATATTCAAATAAAGCACCCGGTGAAGTATTTAAAGTGAATTGGAAAACAATTAAATAA
- the pilM gene encoding pilus assembly protein PilM gives MAVSPLSLIRGIKYTSIDFGHNSIKYLNSRVKNGKFKLLASGRREIPTGTIENGKVIDTHLLTKIVGDIFDEKNMNPGVLLVTPAPGQEFVRNIKMPKMPKEELQEALIWEVQDFLDLEPEEIALDYIVLEEKAEELDLLVTVISKEVLNSYLELFNNNMLKVKVFNLEDMALISLLAASNQLTDPALILDIGTNKSKILIAAKNKFYLSREVGTSAQDFTNLFLEGEADYQKAEIRKKKFKFFPEQAEETEEPENLDLMLSEIETTKTIQKQVKNLADEIIFEINRSLEYHNERYADSSVNKLYLTGGGLLLNGLVDYFKTELDNEIALIKPLEKFYLADNINQINNYFLATTAGTIISEVKHNES, from the coding sequence ATGGCAGTAAGCCCATTATCTCTAATCAGGGGAATAAAATACACAAGCATTGATTTTGGTCATAATAGTATTAAATATCTAAATAGTAGAGTAAAAAATGGGAAATTTAAATTACTTGCTTCTGGACGTCGAGAAATTCCTACAGGTACAATTGAAAACGGTAAAGTTATTGATACTCATCTGTTAACTAAAATAGTGGGAGATATTTTTGATGAAAAAAATATGAATCCAGGTGTTTTATTAGTTACACCTGCTCCTGGTCAAGAATTTGTTAGAAATATCAAAATGCCTAAAATGCCAAAAGAAGAATTACAAGAAGCTTTAATATGGGAAGTTCAGGATTTTTTAGATTTAGAGCCAGAAGAAATAGCTTTAGATTATATTGTTTTAGAAGAAAAAGCTGAAGAATTAGATTTATTGGTGACAGTTATCTCTAAAGAGGTATTAAATAGTTATCTAGAGTTATTTAATAATAATATGCTAAAAGTTAAGGTTTTTAATTTAGAAGACATGGCTTTGATCTCACTTTTAGCAGCGTCTAATCAACTAACAGATCCAGCTTTAATTTTAGATATAGGTACAAATAAATCTAAAATATTAATAGCAGCTAAAAACAAATTTTATCTTAGCCGAGAAGTTGGAACTTCAGCCCAAGACTTTACTAATCTTTTTTTAGAAGGAGAAGCTGATTATCAAAAAGCTGAAATTAGAAAAAAGAAATTTAAATTTTTTCCAGAACAAGCAGAAGAAACAGAGGAACCAGAAAATTTAGATTTAATGCTTTCTGAAATAGAGACCACTAAAACTATTCAAAAACAAGTTAAGAATTTAGCAGATGAAATTATTTTTGAAATAAATAGATCTTTAGAATATCATAATGAAAGATATGCTGATAGCTCAGTCAACAAATTATATTTAACTGGAGGCGGTCTGCTTTTAAATGGATTAGTAGATTATTTTAAAACTGAGCTTGATAATGAAATAGCATTAATCAAGCCTTTAGAAAAATTTTATTTAGCAGATAATATCAATCAGATCAATAATTATTTTTTAGCCACTACTGCTGGTACAATTATTAGTGAGGTGAAGCATAATGAGAGTTAA
- a CDS encoding PilN domain-containing protein codes for MRVNLLEKDASIKVEWVEILVVLLIILIFTLPIVHFYLNYIEVQNLKQRRINWETRLKAMEPELAHYQNLKKEIDNFKLPAKVELEKYNVYPFFLEFAKIIEGEISFNNLDYNSGQINIQGRADDINSLLDFSARIFDSEVFSLISLERFEKNNKLEFNLVLKLDNRQKDVIYNE; via the coding sequence ATGAGAGTTAACCTCCTGGAAAAAGATGCAAGTATTAAAGTTGAATGGGTAGAAATTTTAGTTGTTTTATTAATTATTTTGATTTTCACTTTACCTATTGTTCATTTTTATCTTAATTATATTGAAGTTCAAAATTTAAAACAACGCCGCATTAATTGGGAAACAAGGTTAAAAGCAATGGAACCAGAATTAGCCCATTATCAAAATCTAAAAAAAGAAATAGATAATTTTAAACTGCCAGCTAAAGTAGAACTGGAAAAATATAATGTATATCCATTTTTCTTAGAATTTGCCAAAATAATCGAAGGAGAAATTAGTTTTAATAATTTAGATTATAATAGTGGACAAATAAATATCCAAGGTAGAGCAGATGATATTAATTCCTTATTAGACTTTTCTGCTCGAATTTTTGATTCAGAAGTTTTTTCTCTTATTTCTTTAGAAAGATTTGAAAAAAATAATAAATTAGAATTCAATCTAGTATTAAAACTTGATAATAGGCAAAAGGATGTGATTTATAATGAGTAA
- the gspM gene encoding type II secretion system protein GspM, whose product MSNLSKREKILLFILLITIVIVAYYYLLYQPIKSQQSNLKNQITNIQTEYSNNLAKVNKIDTLESDLAALKKKRKERLNIVIREAEEVLAAINFFANQSGIEIKSYQKNQAKNGYPFTFNLEGNYFGLLGFFKMLDNWDYRLVVENLSAESIQPGQDKINLSINLFYHQADDLKAFKESKER is encoded by the coding sequence ATGAGTAATTTATCAAAAAGGGAAAAAATATTACTTTTTATTCTTCTGATAACTATAGTTATAGTTGCCTATTATTACTTGCTGTATCAACCAATTAAAAGCCAGCAGTCTAATTTAAAAAATCAAATAACTAATATTCAAACGGAATATAGTAATAATTTAGCTAAAGTAAATAAAATCGATACTTTAGAATCAGATTTAGCTGCTTTAAAAAAGAAACGTAAAGAACGCCTAAATATAGTTATAAGAGAAGCAGAAGAAGTATTAGCAGCAATTAATTTTTTTGCTAATCAAAGTGGAATTGAAATTAAAAGTTATCAAAAAAATCAGGCTAAAAATGGATATCCTTTTACTTTCAATCTAGAAGGAAATTATTTTGGACTATTAGGCTTTTTTAAAATGCTTGATAACTGGGACTATAGATTAGTTGTGGAAAATTTATCTGCCGAAAGTATTCAGCCTGGTCAAGATAAAATAAATTTAAGTATCAATTTATTTTATCACCAAGCAGATGATTTAAAAGCTTTTAAAGAAAGTAAAGAGAGGTGA
- a CDS encoding type II secretion system protein GspD → MLNIKKISIIFLILIITFSLAATAAPETKIENMNFKNAELIDVLRTIAEVANVNLITDGQVAGQITVNLKNITFKKALDLITQSKGIDYKWDQNTVVVAPTDRLESIYANLKTEFVKVNSNDFDNIGTIIKEIFPETQITLDPTRRQFILKGEKENLVEVKEMIDSLDSEQNKNNFDGQSSKTAAIKELAAYSESYQVLNAELEDLKSKLRTVNTGLDYKVNSLTETMTISGNKKEVKEAISMAKTYDQSLEPETRNIRVDYVDTEQISEIVGKFYPEIKLHVNAKRKEIIINGAKNKLDGVEELINEINKPQYQVVIETRVEEISSDFSRELGIDHTDGGIFNIIKESTNNADGESYKIEKLDYSWPDVFKALDTSTDTKTLASPKLMTLNGEEANLSILEEKPYKVVNTDSNGEKTTSWEYAEAGVELTFTPWISKNNEIELEIAPTVSSFSEIADSQTGEGESPPPAKKSRSVETTLRLKDNETFAVGGLIQTDKEGKITKIPLLGDLPLFGELFKFREPSDSTNELIIFVTPHIIKYGDEITNKNIINPENEKLAPEIQKEIKLKNNKENQAKLEQEKTKEEIIKEYLEKRSENRKEILNSLKTNKDKKEYQDLTPAELEEILAD, encoded by the coding sequence ATGTTAAATATAAAAAAAATTTCTATTATATTTTTAATTTTAATAATAACTTTTTCACTAGCAGCTACTGCAGCACCAGAAACTAAAATAGAAAATATGAATTTTAAAAATGCAGAACTGATTGATGTTTTAAGAACTATTGCAGAAGTAGCAAATGTTAATTTAATTACTGATGGCCAGGTTGCTGGTCAAATAACTGTTAATTTAAAGAATATAACTTTTAAAAAAGCTTTAGATCTAATAACTCAGAGTAAGGGTATTGATTATAAATGGGATCAAAATACAGTTGTAGTCGCTCCAACTGATAGATTAGAAAGTATTTATGCTAATTTAAAAACAGAATTTGTCAAAGTTAATTCTAATGACTTTGATAATATAGGTACTATAATTAAAGAAATTTTTCCAGAAACCCAAATAACTTTAGATCCGACTAGAAGACAGTTTATATTAAAAGGAGAAAAAGAAAATTTAGTTGAAGTAAAAGAAATGATTGATAGTTTAGATTCAGAACAAAATAAAAATAATTTTGATGGTCAAAGTTCTAAGACAGCTGCTATAAAAGAGTTAGCAGCTTATAGTGAGAGTTATCAAGTTTTAAATGCTGAATTAGAAGATTTAAAGTCAAAATTAAGAACTGTAAATACAGGCTTAGATTATAAAGTTAATTCATTGACTGAAACAATGACTATTAGTGGTAATAAAAAAGAAGTTAAAGAAGCTATTTCAATGGCAAAAACTTATGATCAAAGTTTAGAACCAGAAACAAGAAATATTAGAGTTGATTATGTAGATACTGAACAAATAAGTGAGATAGTAGGCAAGTTTTATCCAGAAATTAAATTGCATGTTAATGCTAAACGAAAAGAAATTATCATTAATGGAGCTAAAAATAAACTTGATGGTGTTGAAGAATTAATAAATGAAATAAATAAACCACAATATCAAGTAGTTATTGAAACTAGGGTTGAAGAAATATCATCAGATTTTTCTAGAGAATTAGGAATTGATCATACTGATGGTGGTATTTTTAATATTATAAAAGAATCAACTAATAATGCTGATGGAGAAAGTTATAAAATAGAAAAATTAGATTATAGCTGGCCAGATGTTTTTAAAGCTCTTGATACTTCTACAGATACTAAGACTTTAGCTAGCCCTAAATTAATGACTTTAAATGGGGAAGAGGCTAATCTTTCTATTTTAGAAGAGAAGCCTTATAAAGTTGTAAATACAGATTCAAATGGAGAAAAAACTACCAGTTGGGAATATGCAGAAGCTGGTGTTGAATTAACTTTCACTCCCTGGATTAGCAAAAATAATGAAATTGAATTAGAAATTGCTCCTACAGTTAGTAGTTTTAGTGAAATAGCTGATTCACAAACAGGAGAAGGCGAATCTCCTCCTCCAGCTAAAAAAAGTAGAAGTGTAGAAACAACTTTAAGATTAAAAGATAATGAAACATTTGCTGTAGGTGGTTTAATTCAGACAGATAAAGAAGGGAAAATTACTAAAATTCCTTTATTAGGAGATTTACCACTTTTTGGTGAATTATTTAAATTTAGAGAGCCCAGTGACTCTACAAATGAGTTAATAATTTTTGTTACTCCTCATATTATTAAATATGGTGATGAAATAACAAATAAAAATATTATTAATCCTGAAAACGAAAAATTAGCTCCAGAAATACAAAAAGAAATAAAATTAAAAAATAATAAAGAAAATCAGGCAAAATTAGAGCAAGAAAAAACCAAAGAAGAAATAATAAAAGAATATCTAGAAAAAAGAAGTGAGAATAGAAAAGAAATTTTAAACTCTCTTAAAACAAATAAAGATAAAAAAGAATATCAAGATTTAACTCCTGCAGAATTAGAAGAAATTTTAGCAGATTAA